A genome region from Nocardioides cynanchi includes the following:
- a CDS encoding MoxR family ATPase: MTSDWFFSPDDARRRLAAQGYLADAATATTTFLAGALGKPLLVEGPAGVGKTELAKAVATATGAGLVRLQCYEGLDEARALYEWNYKKQLLRIQAAGDQAWEETHDDIFTDEFLLTRPLLTAIRREEPTVLLVDEVDKTDVEVEGLLLEILSDFQVTIPELGTVVAVRRPYVVLTSNATRELSEALKRRCLYLHLDYPDAEREREIVRGQVPDLDERIARQVVETVGRLRDLELKKSPSIAESVDWARTLVALEIGDLDERAVADTLGVVLKHASDQERAIKELRLPR; encoded by the coding sequence GTGACGTCTGACTGGTTCTTCTCGCCCGACGACGCCCGCCGACGGCTGGCAGCGCAGGGGTACCTGGCCGACGCCGCTACCGCCACGACGACGTTCCTGGCCGGCGCGCTCGGCAAGCCGCTGCTCGTCGAGGGTCCGGCCGGCGTGGGCAAGACCGAGCTGGCCAAGGCCGTGGCGACGGCCACGGGCGCAGGCCTCGTACGGCTCCAGTGCTACGAGGGCCTCGACGAGGCGCGGGCCCTCTACGAGTGGAACTACAAGAAGCAGCTGCTGCGGATCCAGGCCGCCGGCGACCAGGCGTGGGAGGAGACCCACGACGACATCTTCACCGACGAGTTCCTGCTGACCCGCCCGCTCCTGACCGCGATCCGGCGCGAGGAGCCGACCGTGCTGCTCGTCGACGAGGTCGACAAGACCGATGTCGAGGTCGAGGGCCTGCTGCTGGAGATCCTCAGCGACTTCCAGGTCACCATCCCCGAGCTCGGCACGGTCGTCGCCGTCCGCAGGCCCTACGTCGTCCTCACGTCCAACGCGACCCGCGAGCTCTCCGAGGCGCTCAAGCGCCGGTGCCTCTATCTCCATCTCGACTACCCCGACGCCGAGCGGGAGCGGGAGATCGTGCGTGGGCAGGTGCCCGACCTCGACGAGCGGATCGCGAGGCAGGTGGTCGAGACCGTAGGGCGGCTCCGCGACCTCGAGCTGAAGAAGTCGCCGTCGATCGCGGAGTCCGTCGACTGGGCGCGGACCCTGGTCGCGCTGGAGATCGGCGACCTCGACGAGCGCGCCGTCGCCGACACCCTCGGGGTGGTGCTCAAGCACGCCTCCGACCAGGAGCGGGCGATCAAGGAGCTCAGGCTCCCGCGATGA
- a CDS encoding galactose oxidase early set domain-containing protein, with translation MTKNPTVEVYTPPQPGTDTGTLQVVGPNHVTGFYPRQWLMPDGNLLQVDARKSYRLDTQTWQWSTLPGLPVGNGAGSAGLMLPGGPNGSSRVMMIGGLRSGGALTSTEQYDYANPAGGWTYGNPMPTPRAHMNVVQVPDGSAYGIGGNSSGLYNLGQYQTMKYDPTSDTWTDMAVQSPRRGYHSTALLLPDGRIMSAGDTGAGGGKQLIDFYSPPYLFQGPRPEISAAPSSVAYGDTFSITTAGAPATHAVLMAPGATTHADEMNARRVELDVTPTADGFTATAPGPRVAPPGYYMLFTVTADGIPSVASWVHVGP, from the coding sequence GTGACCAAGAACCCCACGGTCGAGGTCTACACGCCGCCGCAGCCCGGCACAGACACCGGGACGCTCCAGGTCGTCGGCCCCAACCACGTGACCGGCTTCTACCCGCGCCAGTGGCTGATGCCCGACGGCAACCTGCTCCAGGTCGATGCGCGCAAGAGCTACCGGCTCGACACCCAGACCTGGCAGTGGTCCACCCTGCCGGGGCTGCCGGTCGGCAACGGTGCCGGCTCGGCAGGCCTGATGCTGCCGGGGGGTCCGAACGGCTCCTCGCGGGTGATGATGATCGGTGGCCTCAGGTCGGGTGGGGCCCTGACGTCCACGGAGCAGTACGACTACGCCAACCCGGCCGGAGGCTGGACCTACGGGAACCCGATGCCGACACCCCGCGCTCACATGAACGTCGTGCAGGTTCCCGACGGCTCGGCGTACGGGATCGGCGGGAACAGCTCGGGGCTGTACAACCTGGGCCAGTACCAGACCATGAAGTACGACCCGACCAGCGACACCTGGACCGACATGGCCGTGCAGTCGCCACGTCGTGGCTACCACTCGACGGCGCTGCTGCTGCCCGACGGCCGGATCATGTCGGCCGGGGACACCGGGGCCGGTGGCGGCAAGCAGCTGATCGACTTCTACTCACCGCCGTACCTCTTCCAGGGGCCGCGTCCGGAGATCTCCGCCGCGCCCTCCAGCGTCGCGTACGGGGACACGTTCTCCATCACGACCGCCGGCGCCCCGGCCACCCACGCCGTCCTGATGGCGCCGGGTGCCACGACCCACGCCGACGAGATGAACGCGCGCCGCGTGGAGCTGGACGTGACCCCGACGGCCGACGGCTTCACCGCCACGGCACCGGGTCCGCGAGTCGCTCCTCCGGGCTACTACATGCTCTTCACGGTGACCGCTGACGGGATCCCGTCGGTGGCCAGCTGGGTGCACGTCGGGCCGTGA
- a CDS encoding putative T7SS-secreted protein: MYGDTLVIRQRAGQLREQGADIRAAADRLVARSEAIPWRGRAADAMRERVKERAHHLRAAAAAHETAAESLERHGAEVDRLKETISETEQRFAGRLADGVAAPVEPPPPGHADWLTFELPGS, encoded by the coding sequence ATGTACGGCGACACCCTGGTGATCCGGCAACGTGCCGGACAGCTGCGCGAGCAGGGCGCCGACATCCGGGCTGCCGCCGACCGGCTGGTGGCCCGCAGCGAGGCGATCCCCTGGCGTGGCCGGGCCGCCGACGCGATGCGTGAACGGGTCAAGGAGCGCGCCCACCACCTACGCGCGGCCGCAGCGGCGCACGAGACCGCGGCCGAGTCGCTCGAGCGACACGGGGCCGAGGTCGACCGGCTCAAGGAGACGATCAGCGAGACGGAGCAGCGCTTCGCCGGACGGCTCGCCGACGGGGTCGCGGCGCCGGTCGAGCCGCCACCGCCCGGGCACGCCGACTGGCTGACCTTCGAGCTGCCGGGGAGCTGA
- a CDS encoding vWA domain-containing protein encodes MTGGRDDGRVVSTPLDHRDPPLDHREPPLGHREPPLGHREPPLDHRAESGLLRTHIAFLEALRGAGVPVSLAEDLDAIAAFSVLDWGDREAIRQGYAATLVKRPTHRPTFETLFDLYFPRLVGAGVGAAGSGAEPAVEPAQARDSGPVLEGLRTTLAEALAAGDEAALQRLATETVGRFGAMRGRGPGLSSWSAYTALQRVSPQTLVDQVVTALMAAGRLDGEARRQADRRVGAFSALVEADARRRIAEEKGPDHVAQVAVRPSLEQLDFTAARKADLVEMRRAIYPMARRLATRLARERHALRRGPLDFRRTVRASISTGGVPLTTHHRPRRPHRTELVVLCDVSGSVASFAQFTLMLVHALHEQFGKVRAFTFVDRVHEVTDVFRPGADPGQVLADLAARTGQAALWGRTNYGRAFTTFAEEYADALGPKSSLLILGDARSNYSDLGVPVLRELAGRARHAYWLNPEHPRHWDTGDSAATAYAEVVAMVECRNLTQLGEFVHDLA; translated from the coding sequence ATGACCGGCGGCCGCGACGACGGGAGGGTGGTCTCGACTCCGCTCGACCACCGAGACCCTCCGCTCGACCACCGAGAGCCTCCGCTCGGCCACCGAGAGCCTCCGCTCGGCCACCGAGAGCCTCCGCTCGACCACCGAGCGGAGAGTGGGCTGCTGCGGACCCACATCGCGTTCCTCGAGGCGCTGCGCGGGGCCGGCGTACCGGTGTCGCTGGCCGAGGACCTCGACGCGATCGCCGCCTTCAGCGTGCTCGACTGGGGCGACCGGGAGGCGATCCGGCAGGGGTACGCCGCGACGCTGGTCAAGCGTCCCACGCACCGGCCGACCTTCGAGACGCTGTTCGACCTCTACTTCCCGCGGCTGGTGGGAGCAGGGGTGGGCGCGGCCGGGTCGGGGGCTGAGCCCGCGGTCGAGCCGGCGCAGGCCCGTGACAGCGGCCCGGTCCTGGAGGGTCTCCGCACCACGCTCGCGGAAGCCCTGGCCGCCGGGGACGAGGCCGCGCTCCAGCGCCTCGCGACCGAGACGGTCGGTCGCTTCGGTGCGATGCGGGGCCGCGGCCCGGGCCTGTCCAGCTGGTCCGCCTACACCGCCCTGCAGCGGGTCTCGCCGCAGACGCTGGTGGACCAGGTGGTGACGGCCCTGATGGCTGCGGGTCGCCTCGACGGCGAGGCACGCCGGCAGGCCGACCGGCGGGTCGGTGCCTTCTCCGCCCTGGTCGAGGCCGATGCCCGTCGCCGGATCGCCGAGGAGAAGGGTCCCGACCACGTGGCGCAGGTCGCCGTCCGTCCGAGCCTGGAGCAGCTCGACTTCACCGCCGCGCGGAAGGCCGACCTCGTGGAGATGCGACGTGCGATCTACCCCATGGCGCGGCGCCTGGCGACCAGGCTGGCGCGCGAGCGGCACGCCCTCCGCCGGGGGCCGCTGGACTTCCGACGGACCGTCCGGGCCTCGATCTCCACCGGTGGCGTTCCCCTGACCACCCATCACCGGCCCCGGCGGCCGCACCGGACCGAGCTGGTCGTGCTCTGCGACGTGAGCGGGTCGGTGGCCAGCTTCGCGCAGTTCACCCTGATGCTCGTGCACGCGCTGCACGAGCAGTTCGGAAAGGTGCGCGCGTTCACGTTCGTCGACCGGGTGCACGAGGTGACCGACGTCTTCCGGCCGGGCGCCGACCCGGGTCAGGTGCTGGCCGACCTCGCGGCGCGTACCGGCCAGGCCGCGCTGTGGGGCCGGACCAACTACGGCCGGGCGTTCACGACGTTCGCCGAGGAGTACGCCGACGCGCTCGGCCCCAAGTCGTCACTGCTGATCCTGGGGGACGCCCGCTCGAACTACAGCGACCTGGGGGTGCCCGTGCTGCGGGAGCTGGCCGGCCGGGCCCGCCACGCCTACTGGCTCAACCCCGAGCACCCCCGGCACTGGGACACCGGTGACTCGGCGGCCACCGCCTACGCCGAGGTCGTGGCGATGGTCGAGTGCCGCAACCTGACCCAGCTCGGGGAGTTCGTGCACGACCTGGCCTGA